In Polaribacter sp. Hel_I_88, the following proteins share a genomic window:
- the tgt gene encoding tRNA guanosine(34) transglycosylase Tgt: protein MKFDLKITDPKSKARAGTITTDHGEIETPIFMPVGTVGTVKGVHQTELKQQVNPDIILANTYHLYLRPKLDILEAAGGLHKFMNWDRNILTDSGGYQVYSLSGRRKINEEGVKFKSHIDGSMHFFTPENVMETQRTIGADIIMAFDECTPYPCEYNYAKRSMHMTHRWLDRCINHLEKLPFKYGFEQTFFPIVQGSTYKDLRRQSAEYIANSNQKANAIGGLSVGEPAEEMYAMTEVVTEILPEDKPRYLMGVGTPINILENIALGIDMFDCVMPTRNARNGMLFTAHGSINIKNKKWEKDFSAIDEMGITEVGTYYSKAYLRHLFVAKEMLGKQIASIHNLGFYVWLTREARKHIIAGDFREWKDKMVKQMDNRL from the coding sequence ATGAAATTCGACTTAAAAATTACCGATCCAAAAAGTAAAGCAAGAGCAGGAACAATCACCACAGATCATGGTGAGATTGAAACGCCAATTTTTATGCCTGTAGGTACTGTTGGTACTGTAAAAGGAGTTCATCAAACAGAACTTAAACAACAAGTAAATCCTGATATAATTTTAGCAAATACGTATCATTTATACTTACGACCTAAATTAGATATTTTAGAAGCTGCTGGTGGTTTACACAAGTTTATGAATTGGGATAGAAATATTTTGACAGATTCTGGTGGTTACCAAGTGTATTCTTTATCTGGAAGAAGAAAAATTAACGAAGAAGGTGTAAAATTTAAAAGTCATATAGATGGTTCTATGCACTTTTTTACACCAGAAAATGTAATGGAAACTCAACGAACAATTGGGGCAGATATTATTATGGCTTTTGATGAGTGTACACCTTATCCTTGTGAATATAATTACGCAAAACGCTCTATGCACATGACTCATAGATGGTTGGATAGATGTATAAATCATTTAGAAAAACTACCATTTAAATACGGTTTTGAGCAAACTTTTTTTCCAATAGTTCAAGGAAGTACGTATAAAGATTTGCGAAGACAATCTGCAGAGTATATAGCAAATTCTAACCAAAAAGCAAATGCAATTGGCGGTCTTTCTGTGGGTGAACCTGCAGAAGAAATGTATGCAATGACTGAAGTTGTTACAGAAATTTTACCAGAAGACAAACCTAGATACTTAATGGGAGTTGGAACGCCAATTAATATTCTTGAAAATATTGCTTTAGGAATTGATATGTTCGATTGTGTGATGCCAACCAGAAATGCCAGAAATGGAATGTTGTTTACAGCTCATGGAAGCATCAACATAAAAAATAAAAAGTGGGAAAAAGATTTTTCGGCAATTGATGAAATGGGCATTACTGAAGTAGGTACCTATTATTCAAAAGCCTATTTACGTCATTTATTTGTTGCTAAAGAAATGTTAGGGAAACAAATTGCATCGATTCATAATTTAGGATTTTATGTTTGGTTAACTCGCGAGGCAAGAAAACATATTATAGCTGGAGATTTTAGAGAATGGAAAGATAAGATGGTGAAGCAAATGGATAACCGTCTTTAA
- the uvrB gene encoding excinuclease ABC subunit UvrB, translating to MEFKLVSEFSPTGDQPQAINELSQAIKSGEKFQTLLGVTGSGKTFTIANVVKEVKKPTLVLAHNKTLAAQLYSEFKQFFPENAVEYFVSYYDYYQPEAYIPVTGTYIEKDLSINEDIERLRLSTTSSLLSGRRDVLVVASVSCLYGIGNPTEFKKNVIPVHVGQQISRTTFLHQLVQSLYSRTEIEVKSGKFKVKGDVVTIYPSYGDNGYRVLFFGDEIEELESFDLETNNILEKFEHLTIYPANLFVTSPDVLQNAIHQIQDDMVKQVNYFKEIGKPLEAKRLEERTEFDLEMIRELGYCSGIENYSRYLDGREPGTRPFCLLDYFPDDYLMVIDESHVTVPQTHAMYGGDRSRKENLVEYGFRLPAAMDNRPLKFEEFEEIQNQTIFVSATPADYELQKTEGIFVEQIIRPTGLLDPPIEVRPSLNQIDDLIEEIQIRVEKDERTLVTTLTKRMAEELTKYLTRVDIRCRYIHSDVDTLERVEIMQDLRKGLFDVLIGVNLLREGLDLPEVSLVAILDADKEGFLRNNKSLTQTVGRAARNVNGLAIMYADKITNSMQSTIDETERRREIQIAYNTKHNKVPTQINKKIEDTLTKSAVSSYHYDNAKQVAAEHELQYLPKEEIEDRIRKKRKQMEAAAKGLDFIVAAKLRDEIAVLKEQV from the coding sequence ATGGAATTTAAATTGGTATCAGAGTTTTCTCCTACTGGAGATCAACCACAAGCAATTAATGAATTATCTCAAGCCATAAAATCTGGCGAGAAATTTCAAACGCTTTTAGGCGTTACAGGTTCAGGAAAAACATTTACAATTGCAAATGTTGTGAAAGAGGTAAAAAAACCAACCTTGGTTTTGGCACATAACAAAACATTGGCAGCACAATTATATTCAGAGTTCAAGCAATTTTTTCCAGAAAATGCTGTGGAGTATTTTGTTTCTTATTATGATTATTATCAGCCTGAGGCCTACATTCCTGTAACAGGAACGTATATAGAAAAAGATTTATCTATTAATGAAGATATTGAACGTTTACGTTTAAGCACCACTTCTTCCCTACTTTCTGGTAGACGAGATGTATTGGTTGTAGCTTCAGTTTCGTGTTTATATGGTATTGGAAATCCTACAGAATTTAAGAAAAACGTAATTCCTGTTCACGTTGGTCAACAAATAAGCAGAACGACTTTTTTACATCAATTGGTGCAAAGTTTATATTCTAGAACCGAAATTGAAGTGAAAAGTGGAAAATTTAAAGTTAAAGGAGATGTGGTAACTATTTATCCATCTTATGGAGATAATGGATACCGTGTTTTATTTTTTGGTGATGAAATTGAAGAACTAGAATCTTTTGATTTAGAAACCAATAACATCCTTGAAAAGTTTGAACATTTAACCATTTATCCTGCTAATTTATTTGTGACCTCCCCAGACGTTTTACAAAATGCGATTCATCAAATTCAAGATGATATGGTAAAACAAGTCAATTATTTTAAAGAAATTGGCAAACCTTTAGAAGCAAAAAGATTGGAAGAACGTACAGAATTCGATTTAGAAATGATTCGAGAATTGGGCTATTGTTCTGGAATTGAAAACTATTCCAGATATTTAGATGGACGTGAACCTGGCACAAGACCTTTCTGTTTGTTAGATTATTTTCCTGATGATTATTTGATGGTTATTGATGAAAGCCATGTGACTGTACCACAAACACATGCCATGTATGGTGGAGATAGAAGCAGAAAAGAGAATTTGGTGGAATATGGTTTTAGATTGCCTGCAGCCATGGATAATAGACCTTTGAAATTTGAGGAATTTGAGGAAATCCAGAATCAAACTATTTTTGTTTCTGCAACGCCAGCAGATTACGAATTGCAAAAAACAGAAGGTATTTTTGTAGAGCAAATTATTAGGCCAACTGGTTTATTAGATCCGCCAATTGAAGTGCGTCCAAGTTTGAATCAAATTGATGATTTGATTGAGGAAATCCAAATTCGTGTTGAAAAAGATGAACGAACTTTGGTAACAACTTTAACTAAAAGAATGGCAGAAGAATTGACCAAATATTTAACGAGAGTTGATATTAGGTGTAGATATATTCATTCTGACGTAGACACTTTAGAGCGTGTGGAAATTATGCAAGATTTGCGTAAAGGTTTGTTTGATGTTTTAATTGGTGTAAACCTTTTACGTGAAGGTTTAGATTTACCTGAAGTTTCTTTAGTTGCTATTTTAGATGCTGATAAAGAAGGTTTTTTACGTAACAACAAATCTTTAACACAAACAGTTGGTAGAGCTGCAAGAAATGTAAATGGTTTAGCTATTATGTATGCTGATAAAATTACAAATAGCATGCAAAGTACTATTGATGAAACAGAAAGAAGACGTGAAATTCAGATTGCTTACAATACCAAACACAATAAAGTACCCACGCAAATCAACAAAAAAATTGAAGATACGTTAACAAAATCTGCTGTTTCCAGTTATCATTATGACAATGCAAAACAAGTGGCTGCTGAACATGAACTACAATATTTACCTAAAGAAGAAATCGAAGACAGAATCCGTAAAAAACGAAAACAAATGGAAGCTGCTGCCAAAGGTTTAGATTTTATTGTGGCTGCAAAATTACGTGATGAAATTGCTGTTTTAAAAGAGCAAGTTTAA
- a CDS encoding alpha-ketoglutarate-dependent dioxygenase AlkB — protein sequence MDLFSSDEITNILPFDGETNYHGIILGKSQCDFYYQQLLEKINWKNDEAIIFGKKIITKRKVAWYGESEYSYTYSKVTKTANLWIKELLELKEIVEKESKETYNSCLLNLYHSGDEGMAYHSDGEKMMKKNGAIASVSLGAERKFSFKHKETKQRIDVFLERGSLLVMKGETQKNWLHRLPPTKKVNSPRINLTFRTIEL from the coding sequence ATGGATTTATTTTCTTCGGATGAAATAACGAATATTTTACCTTTTGATGGTGAAACCAACTATCATGGAATTATTTTAGGTAAAAGTCAGTGCGATTTTTATTATCAACAATTATTAGAAAAAATTAATTGGAAAAATGACGAAGCTATTATTTTTGGTAAGAAGATTATTACCAAAAGAAAAGTAGCTTGGTATGGAGAATCTGAATATTCGTACACCTATTCTAAAGTTACAAAAACGGCTAACCTTTGGATAAAAGAATTGTTAGAACTCAAAGAAATCGTAGAAAAAGAAAGTAAGGAAACCTATAATTCTTGCTTGTTAAATTTATATCATTCAGGAGATGAAGGAATGGCTTATCATTCTGATGGTGAAAAAATGATGAAGAAAAATGGCGCAATTGCTTCTGTATCTCTAGGAGCTGAACGTAAATTTTCATTCAAACACAAAGAAACCAAACAACGCATTGATGTTTTTTTAGAAAGAGGGAGTTTATTAGTCATGAAAGGCGAAACTCAAAAAAACTGGTTACACAGATTACCACCAACCAAAAAAGTGAATTCGCCAAGAATTAATTTGACTTTTAGGACAATTGAATTATGA
- the rluF gene encoding 23S rRNA pseudouridine(2604) synthase RluF — MDINNQQTTNLNKYISSSGICSRREAEKFIKEGRVSINGKPTQLGNRVGKKDVVKLDGRLVKPKEETLYIALNKPVGIVSTTDDREPNNIVKHINYPERLFPIGRLDKPSEGLIFLTNDGDIVNKILRAGNNHEKEYFVSVDKTITDDFIEKMSNGIPILGTVTQKCLVEKISAKIFKIVLTQGLNRQIRRMCEYLDYEVTKLKRTRIMNVELGYLQTGDWRELTEEEMKEINGMIAESSKTEEASKVKEPAKKKVFKKKLAPAKNDFNKKSASFRKSSPKNKRTTGSKSNFRKKRN, encoded by the coding sequence TTGGATATCAATAATCAACAAACAACAAATCTTAATAAATATATTAGTTCTTCAGGAATCTGTTCAAGAAGAGAGGCCGAAAAATTTATAAAAGAAGGCAGAGTTTCCATCAATGGAAAACCTACGCAATTAGGAAATAGAGTTGGTAAAAAAGATGTTGTAAAATTAGATGGACGATTGGTAAAACCAAAAGAAGAAACACTATACATTGCTTTAAATAAGCCAGTTGGTATTGTTTCTACTACTGATGATAGAGAACCAAACAACATCGTAAAACACATTAATTATCCTGAAAGATTATTCCCTATTGGACGTTTAGATAAACCATCTGAAGGATTAATTTTCCTAACAAACGATGGAGATATTGTCAATAAAATTTTACGAGCAGGGAACAATCACGAAAAGGAATATTTTGTTTCAGTTGATAAAACAATCACAGATGATTTTATCGAAAAAATGAGTAATGGAATTCCGATTTTAGGAACTGTAACTCAAAAATGTTTGGTTGAAAAAATTAGTGCTAAAATCTTTAAAATTGTTTTAACACAAGGTTTAAATCGTCAAATTCGAAGAATGTGCGAATATTTAGATTACGAAGTAACCAAGTTAAAACGTACCAGAATTATGAATGTAGAATTAGGATATTTACAAACTGGAGATTGGCGCGAATTAACAGAAGAGGAGATGAAAGAAATTAACGGAATGATTGCTGAATCCTCAAAAACGGAGGAGGCCTCTAAAGTTAAAGAACCTGCTAAAAAGAAAGTATTCAAGAAAAAACTAGCGCCAGCTAAAAACGATTTTAATAAAAAAAGTGCTTCTTTTAGAAAATCATCACCAAAAAATAAGAGAACTACAGGCTCTAAATCTAATTTTCGTAAAAAACGAAATTAA